A genome region from Archaeoglobus fulgidus DSM 4304 includes the following:
- a CDS encoding GNAT family N-acetyltransferase, translating to MRVRELREEDARDAVRILVLSFGRELNGIFGDTELARELFFKFFSIHTEECLVVEAERIIGFASYSFKQRLPISDFLKKELGFVKGLKLSMLIRYLCPKPKKGKAVINFIAVSPLRRNSGAGSALLEKIVERVKEGGGKEIECYVSVDNDAGIGLLTKFGFEVAKMLDNRFAEKNFGARQWYLMRLKL from the coding sequence ATGAGAGTCAGAGAGCTTAGAGAAGAGGACGCGAGGGACGCCGTAAGAATTCTCGTCCTTTCATTTGGCAGAGAGCTGAACGGGATTTTTGGTGACACAGAGCTGGCGAGGGAGCTTTTCTTCAAGTTTTTCTCCATCCACACTGAAGAGTGCCTTGTGGTTGAGGCTGAGAGAATTATCGGCTTCGCATCCTACTCCTTCAAACAGAGGCTCCCAATCTCCGATTTTCTTAAAAAGGAGCTTGGATTTGTCAAAGGGCTGAAGTTGTCAATGCTCATCCGCTACCTCTGCCCCAAGCCTAAGAAGGGAAAGGCGGTGATAAACTTCATCGCCGTCTCACCGCTGAGAAGGAACAGCGGAGCAGGTTCGGCGTTGCTTGAAAAAATCGTAGAAAGAGTGAAGGAGGGTGGGGGAAAGGAAATCGAGTGCTACGTTTCCGTTGACAACGACGCTGGCATTGGCCTTCTGACAAAATTTGGCTTTGAAGTTGCCAAAATGCTCGACAACCGCTTTGCGGAAAAAAATTTTGGGGCGAGGCAGTGGTACCTCATGAGGCTCAAACTTTAA
- a CDS encoding long-chain-fatty-acid--CoA ligase: MSGILGIEGQNIRETDGSGINRIWVKHYDEGVRDRLDYPVMPAYRILEMAAEKYGNKVGTIFFGNQITYRQAKEASDKVAGFLFDIGIEKGDRVIFALPNTPHAAPIMAGILKVGGIIVQCNPLYTQREIKFLAEDSGAKTMFCMDMLYSNVSPLLDDGTLDTVITCSLQDFMVGATMPDPPEKRKGLYSWKNVMEAEKTERRAEINPKEDVAMLQYTGGTTGFPKGVMLTHFNIVANAYQAANWDPKASSADVGIGMLPVFHSYGMTMMNVGILVGATIIPMPDPRNYPMVLQAIQTFKVTTLAAVPTMYIGMLKLLEENGYDLSSLRVCTSGAAPLPIEVKRRWEELTGKRITEGYGLSEASPITHGNPIYGLNKEGSVGLPYPDTIAVVIDDEGNILPPGEVGELVIRGPQVMKGYWNRKEETENTLINGWLLTGDMAKMDEDGFFYIVDRKKDMIIAGGFNIYPREIEEVLYEHPAVAEAAVVGIPDPYRGETVKAFIELKPGWKGKVTEEDIIKFCKERLAPYKVPKLVEFRDELPKSLVGKVLRRVLREEEMRKQG, translated from the coding sequence ATGAGTGGGATACTTGGTATTGAGGGGCAAAATATTCGAGAGACCGATGGTAGCGGTATAAACAGAATCTGGGTGAAGCACTACGACGAGGGCGTGAGGGACAGGCTCGATTATCCCGTGATGCCCGCTTACAGGATTCTTGAGATGGCTGCTGAAAAGTATGGGAACAAGGTTGGAACAATATTCTTTGGCAATCAGATTACTTACAGGCAGGCAAAGGAAGCTTCTGACAAAGTTGCGGGATTTCTCTTCGACATTGGCATTGAGAAAGGGGATAGAGTAATCTTTGCCCTTCCCAACACTCCCCATGCTGCCCCAATAATGGCTGGGATTCTGAAAGTTGGTGGAATCATAGTGCAGTGCAACCCCCTCTACACTCAGAGAGAGATAAAGTTTCTCGCTGAAGACAGCGGTGCAAAGACGATGTTCTGCATGGATATGCTGTACTCCAACGTTTCTCCGCTGCTTGACGATGGCACTCTTGATACTGTAATAACCTGCAGCCTTCAGGACTTCATGGTTGGCGCTACGATGCCCGACCCGCCTGAGAAGAGAAAGGGGCTTTACTCGTGGAAGAACGTCATGGAGGCTGAGAAGACTGAAAGGAGGGCGGAGATAAATCCGAAAGAGGATGTTGCGATGCTGCAGTACACTGGGGGGACGACCGGATTCCCCAAGGGGGTTATGCTCACCCACTTCAACATTGTAGCAAATGCCTATCAGGCTGCCAACTGGGACCCCAAAGCTTCTTCTGCCGATGTGGGGATTGGCATGCTTCCCGTTTTCCACAGCTACGGGATGACGATGATGAACGTTGGAATTCTTGTAGGTGCGACAATTATCCCCATGCCCGACCCCCGAAACTACCCGATGGTTCTTCAGGCCATTCAGACCTTTAAAGTTACAACCCTCGCAGCCGTGCCGACGATGTACATCGGGATGCTGAAGCTTCTTGAGGAGAACGGCTACGATTTGAGCTCCCTGAGAGTGTGCACGAGCGGAGCGGCTCCGCTGCCAATAGAGGTGAAGAGGAGGTGGGAGGAGCTTACGGGTAAGAGGATTACTGAGGGCTACGGGCTGAGCGAGGCGTCGCCGATAACTCACGGAAACCCCATATACGGGCTGAATAAGGAGGGGAGTGTAGGGCTGCCCTATCCCGACACGATAGCAGTGGTGATTGACGATGAGGGAAACATCCTCCCGCCCGGAGAAGTGGGGGAGCTTGTAATAAGAGGGCCGCAGGTAATGAAGGGCTACTGGAACCGCAAGGAGGAGACAGAGAACACTCTAATCAACGGATGGCTTTTAACGGGAGACATGGCGAAAATGGACGAGGACGGCTTTTTCTACATCGTGGACAGGAAGAAAGACATGATAATCGCTGGAGGGTTCAACATCTACCCGAGGGAAATCGAGGAAGTGTTGTACGAACATCCAGCGGTTGCGGAAGCTGCTGTTGTTGGCATTCCAGACCCCTACAGGGGAGAAACTGTCAAGGCCTTCATAGAGCTCAAGCCGGGATGGAAGGGAAAGGTGACGGAGGAAGACATAATAAAGTTCTGCAAGGAGAGGCTTGCTCCTTACAAGGTTCCCAAGCTTGTAGAGTTCAGGGATGAGCTGCCGAAGTCTCTTGTGGGGAAAGTTCTCAGGAGAGTTCTCAGGGAAGAGGAGATGAGGAAGCAGGGTTAA
- a CDS encoding tetratricopeptide repeat protein encodes MDRFTALAIIFLATVLLAAGAIAYFFSPLFLLRLILFLAYLGVAAISAIMAGVLIYAKSKYTLPSLLSLIASLYALYQCYTWENPMHVAYITAAYILAFAFGLWWISEPDLTLYERLRSAKALENAGRYRAAARKYEKSGNYKSAAECYLKAGMEESAAWCYEKAEEFSKAAEIYEKLAAEKGDSYYWKEAYEFYKKAGEMRRAAECLERYAEEEPWFWEDVAKIYEEIGDSENAKKAWQRALEYYIEEAEEEGVFWEDVTKIYEKLGESEKAREAMLKFAAYCESEAENDPMWWKHVGEAYQYLGEEEKAKEAFEKYHNYKQQQKVDD; translated from the coding sequence ATGGACAGGTTCACAGCCCTTGCCATAATCTTTTTGGCAACTGTTCTGCTCGCCGCGGGAGCGATAGCCTACTTCTTCTCCCCGCTCTTCCTCCTCAGATTAATCCTGTTCCTTGCATACCTCGGAGTTGCTGCAATCTCCGCAATAATGGCTGGTGTGCTGATATACGCAAAATCGAAGTACACACTTCCCTCGCTGCTTTCGCTCATCGCCTCTCTTTACGCCCTGTATCAGTGCTACACCTGGGAGAATCCGATGCATGTGGCGTACATCACCGCGGCTTACATCCTCGCCTTCGCCTTCGGACTTTGGTGGATTTCGGAGCCGGATCTGACCCTCTACGAGAGGTTGAGGAGTGCAAAGGCCCTTGAAAATGCCGGCAGATATAGGGCAGCGGCAAGAAAGTACGAAAAGTCTGGAAACTATAAGAGTGCAGCAGAATGCTACCTCAAAGCAGGGATGGAGGAGTCGGCTGCATGGTGCTACGAGAAGGCTGAGGAATTCTCAAAGGCTGCTGAAATCTATGAGAAGCTTGCTGCCGAAAAGGGAGACTCGTACTACTGGAAAGAAGCTTACGAGTTCTACAAAAAGGCCGGTGAAATGAGAAGAGCTGCTGAGTGCCTTGAGAGGTACGCCGAGGAGGAGCCGTGGTTCTGGGAGGATGTCGCGAAGATTTACGAGGAAATCGGAGATTCTGAAAATGCGAAAAAAGCATGGCAGAGGGCATTGGAGTACTACATCGAGGAAGCTGAAGAGGAGGGGGTTTTCTGGGAGGATGTGACGAAGATTTACGAGAAGCTGGGAGAATCGGAGAAGGCAAGGGAGGCAATGCTGAAGTTCGCCGCATACTGTGAAAGCGAAGCTGAAAACGACCCCATGTGGTGGAAGCACGTCGGTGAGGCATACCAGTATCTTGGTGAGGAAGAAAAGGCAAAGGAGGCTTTTGAAAAGTATCATAATTATAAGCAGCAGCAAAAAGTAGATGATTAA
- a CDS encoding Sjogren's syndrome/scleroderma autoantigen 1 family protein, producing the protein MSDKKISEKGIASAAELLYKGAKMLAHSCPECKMPLFEKDGKIFCPSCGREVVIEEDSAAKAESEEKPPESTKPAVKADYDEAVEKIEMAISKVCDMMVESRSVEEVRVLSDSLEKLVDALKKLRE; encoded by the coding sequence GTGAGTGATAAAAAAATTTCGGAAAAGGGAATTGCAAGTGCAGCAGAACTTCTTTACAAAGGGGCGAAAATGCTTGCCCATAGCTGCCCGGAGTGCAAGATGCCTCTCTTCGAGAAGGATGGAAAAATCTTCTGTCCTTCATGTGGGAGGGAAGTCGTTATAGAGGAAGATTCGGCAGCTAAGGCCGAATCAGAAGAGAAACCACCGGAAAGCACAAAGCCGGCAGTGAAAGCAGATTATGATGAGGCAGTGGAGAAGATTGAAATGGCCATTTCTAAGGTCTGCGATATGATGGTAGAGTCAAGAAGTGTTGAGGAGGTAAGAGTTCTTTCAGATTCCCTTGAAAAGCTTGTCGATGCGCTGAAAAAATTAAGGGAATAG
- a CDS encoding UPF0147 family protein — protein sequence MAKKGLEEVLETLDRIIHDETVPRNVRRVASEIKEKLTTTDEVSLEAASAISVLEDISADPNLPMHVRTMIWNLTSQLERISVE from the coding sequence ATGGCGAAGAAAGGGCTTGAAGAGGTTCTGGAAACGCTTGATAGAATCATCCACGACGAGACCGTGCCGAGAAACGTAAGAAGAGTTGCAAGCGAGATTAAGGAAAAGCTCACGACAACAGATGAAGTTTCACTTGAGGCTGCCTCGGCAATATCGGTTTTAGAGGACATCTCCGCTGATCCGAACCTGCCGATGCATGTAAGAACGATGATCTGGAACCTAACAAGTCAGTTAGAGAGGATTTCCGTTGAGTGA
- a CDS encoding diacylglycerol/polyprenol kinase family protein, which produces MSELKKELLRKSIHFSGIVYVPAYLYFGKEFVLIGVTLALVFAAIFEFFRLRYKLLSWLVRDYERNRVGAYIYFGVAVLFVTLLFPMNAAISAVLVALLGDGVGGVVKRLPVRRAGEIAFFAMLVVPFVASLPLLSPIPSFAACFAGAIVERIEKIGGYYLQDNLTVPVTAAVVYFSVNYILS; this is translated from the coding sequence TTGAGTGAGCTAAAGAAAGAGCTTCTCCGAAAATCCATTCATTTTTCCGGAATCGTTTACGTTCCGGCTTACCTTTATTTTGGAAAAGAGTTCGTGCTTATCGGTGTGACTTTAGCGCTGGTTTTCGCGGCTATTTTTGAGTTTTTTCGCCTGAGGTACAAGCTACTTTCTTGGTTGGTGAGGGATTACGAAAGGAACAGAGTTGGGGCTTACATCTACTTTGGCGTGGCGGTTCTTTTTGTTACGCTGCTTTTTCCGATGAACGCAGCAATTTCTGCGGTTCTCGTTGCTCTGCTTGGCGATGGTGTTGGTGGAGTTGTTAAGAGGTTGCCAGTAAGGAGAGCGGGTGAAATTGCCTTCTTTGCGATGCTTGTTGTCCCATTTGTGGCATCTCTGCCCCTGCTCTCTCCCATCCCATCTTTTGCTGCGTGTTTTGCAGGTGCGATTGTTGAGAGGATTGAGAAGATTGGCGGATACTATCTTCAAGACAACCTGACGGTGCCGGTAACTGCTGCTGTCGTATATTTCTCAGTAAACTACATATTGTCCTAA
- the suhB gene encoding bifunctional fructose-1,6-bisphosphatase/inositol-1-monophosphatase, with translation MDERDALRISREIAGEVRKAIASMPLRERVKDVGMGKDGTPTKAADRVAEDAALEILRKERVTVVTEESGVLGEGDVFVALDPLDGTFNATRGIPVYSVSLCFSYSDKLKDAFFGYVYNLATGDEYYADSSGAYRNGERIEVSDAEELYCNAIIYYPDRKFPFKRMRIFGSAATELCFFADGSFDCFLDIRPGKMLRIYDAAAGVFIAEKAGGKVTELDGESLGNKKFDMQERLNIVAANEKLHPKLLELIK, from the coding sequence ATGGATGAAAGGGATGCGCTGAGAATTTCGAGGGAGATTGCAGGAGAGGTCAGAAAGGCCATTGCGTCAATGCCCTTGAGGGAGAGAGTAAAGGACGTGGGAATGGGGAAGGATGGCACTCCAACCAAGGCAGCCGACAGAGTTGCGGAAGATGCTGCGCTTGAAATTTTGAGAAAGGAGAGGGTTACGGTGGTTACAGAGGAGTCGGGAGTTTTGGGGGAGGGAGATGTCTTTGTTGCCCTCGACCCCCTCGATGGAACCTTCAATGCTACGAGAGGGATTCCAGTTTATTCAGTCAGCCTCTGCTTCTCCTATTCGGATAAACTGAAAGACGCCTTCTTTGGCTACGTTTACAACCTCGCAACAGGGGATGAATACTACGCGGACTCCAGCGGGGCTTACAGAAACGGGGAGAGGATTGAGGTGAGCGATGCTGAGGAGCTTTACTGCAACGCCATAATCTACTATCCCGACAGGAAGTTTCCCTTTAAGAGGATGAGGATTTTTGGAAGTGCTGCAACGGAGCTTTGCTTCTTTGCTGACGGCTCCTTTGACTGCTTCCTCGACATCCGCCCCGGAAAGATGCTTAGAATCTACGATGCCGCTGCGGGTGTTTTTATTGCAGAAAAGGCAGGAGGAAAGGTTACCGAACTTGATGGAGAAAGCTTGGGGAATAAAAAATTTGATATGCAGGAAAGGCTCAATATCGTCGCCGCAAATGAAAAACTCCATCCAAAGCTGCTGGAGCTGATTAAATGA
- the nadK gene encoding NAD kinase has product MRAAVVYKTDGHVKRIEEALKRLEVEVELFNQPSEELENFDFIVSVGGDGTILRILQKLKRCPPIFGINTGRVGLLTHASPENFEVELKKAVEKFEVERFPRVSCSAMPDVLALNEIAVLSRKPAKMIDVALRVDGVEVDRIRCDGFIVATQIGSTGYAFSAGGPVVEPYLECFILIPIAPFRFGWKPYVVSMERKIEVIAEKAIVVADGQKSVDFDGEITIEKSEFPAVFFKNEKRFRNLFGKVRSIG; this is encoded by the coding sequence ATGAGGGCCGCAGTGGTTTACAAAACCGATGGTCACGTGAAGAGGATTGAGGAAGCTTTGAAAAGGCTGGAGGTTGAGGTTGAGCTCTTCAACCAGCCTTCAGAAGAGCTTGAGAATTTTGACTTCATTGTGAGTGTTGGGGGAGACGGGACAATTCTGAGAATACTGCAGAAGCTGAAGCGCTGCCCGCCCATTTTCGGGATAAACACCGGAAGAGTCGGTCTGCTTACCCACGCCAGCCCTGAAAACTTTGAGGTTGAGCTTAAAAAGGCGGTGGAGAAGTTTGAGGTTGAGAGGTTTCCGAGAGTAAGCTGCTCCGCAATGCCCGATGTTCTTGCCCTCAACGAGATTGCCGTTTTGAGCAGAAAACCGGCGAAGATGATAGACGTCGCTTTGAGGGTCGATGGCGTGGAGGTGGACAGAATAAGGTGCGACGGCTTTATTGTTGCAACTCAGATTGGCTCCACAGGCTACGCCTTCTCTGCTGGAGGGCCGGTAGTTGAGCCCTACCTCGAATGCTTCATCCTCATCCCCATTGCACCCTTCCGCTTCGGCTGGAAGCCCTACGTGGTCAGCATGGAGAGGAAAATTGAGGTTATTGCTGAGAAAGCCATTGTGGTGGCTGATGGGCAGAAGAGCGTGGATTTTGATGGTGAGATAACCATAGAAAAGTCGGAATTTCCGGCTGTGTTCTTCAAAAACGAGAAAAGGTTCAGGAACCTTTTCGGGAAAGTTAGGAGCATAGGTTAA
- a CDS encoding TolB family protein, which produces MGQPPEVSHSERAKPAMRGGVTLGADFCRHVFVNFIESGYLRFCGYTVTYHLDKVRNTAVSLIFLTTAAAEEWSFVKLVDDPSHFGPGGMTADGTKIVFSKHTDGSYATHWDEKVFLMDLETKQVTRVTRNIYFDSYPTISPEGSKIAFVESERLQF; this is translated from the coding sequence ATGGGACAGCCCCCAGAGGTCAGCCACTCTGAGAGGGCAAAGCCTGCGATGAGGGGTGGTGTTACTCTGGGGGCAGATTTCTGCCGTCACGTTTTCGTAAATTTCATCGAAAGTGGGTATCTTCGGTTTTGTGGATATACTGTCACATACCATCTTGACAAGGTTCGGAATACTGCTGTCTCCCTGATTTTTCTGACCACAGCTGCTGCAGAAGAGTGGTCTTTCGTGAAGCTGGTAGATGACCCCTCACACTTTGGACCAGGAGGGATGACAGCAGATGGAACTAAGATAGTTTTCTCCAAACACACGGATGGGAGCTACGCCACACACTGGGACGAAAAAGTATTTCTGATGGACCTCGAAACCAAGCAGGTAACGAGAGTAACAAGGAACATCTACTTCGACAGCTACCCGACCATTTCTCCTGAGGGTTCAAAGATTGCGTTCGTTGAGAGCGAACGGTTACAATTTTAG
- a CDS encoding cohesin domain-containing protein has protein sequence MRSLRANGYNFRQDTRHYVYVVSQSNNWQQGRHLIDDPGKFYFDPLLDENGNHITVNYWVYLDDFNWPNFIGTYTATGSAIGGIELGKYVYGPVRSPDGSKIAFSTVRGEGEQRVSELYVGGVGQPPKIIYSDSEGRAVRQFSVSNDGKVAFYLEGDSKGREGVFLYQNGNIMLLNSDLHFCNPMISGDGQKLYCLYNDLFEYKFSLYEIDINDGSYEMLGTYNVHTGLSLTNNDGSVIVFRGYNETNGFGIFALVKGEGVTIPPMLNLDLQPMLPPKTTIIAGSAEAPQGSDIQVPVKIENADKVGSINLILSYPNVLEVEDVLQGSLTQNSLFDYNVEGNQIKVGIADSNGISGDGSLFYVKFRVTGNEKAEQAENVKGKLRGLGQQLSEITLRNSHALTLQGIEIYDIDGNSVKVATINGTFRIVSQEEANKGDVNGDGEINSLDALLALQMSIGKVEPNPVADMDGDGKVLAKDATEIMKMATDMMIRRTAEIISQNGLLGK, from the coding sequence TTGCGTTCGTTGAGAGCGAACGGTTACAATTTTAGACAAGATACACGACATTACGTTTATGTTGTCAGTCAGTCCAACAACTGGCAGCAAGGCCGCCACCTCATCGACGACCCCGGCAAATTCTACTTCGACCCGCTGCTGGATGAAAACGGAAACCACATTACTGTCAATTACTGGGTGTATTTAGATGACTTCAACTGGCCAAACTTCATCGGGACTTACACAGCTACCGGTTCTGCAATTGGGGGAATAGAATTGGGGAAGTACGTATATGGCCCGGTTAGATCCCCGGATGGGAGTAAAATTGCCTTCTCGACCGTTCGTGGAGAAGGGGAACAAAGGGTGTCCGAGCTTTACGTGGGTGGTGTAGGTCAACCGCCTAAGATTATTTACTCCGACAGCGAGGGAAGAGCTGTGAGGCAATTCTCGGTCAGCAACGATGGGAAAGTTGCATTTTACCTTGAGGGAGACAGCAAGGGAAGAGAAGGAGTTTTCCTCTACCAGAACGGTAACATAATGCTTCTCAACAGCGATTTGCACTTCTGTAACCCGATGATAAGTGGAGACGGTCAGAAGCTCTACTGCCTGTACAATGACCTCTTTGAATACAAGTTCTCACTTTACGAGATAGATATCAACGACGGAAGTTATGAGATGCTGGGAACATACAATGTCCATACAGGCTTATCACTCACGAACAACGATGGAAGCGTAATTGTGTTCAGGGGGTACAACGAAACAAATGGTTTCGGAATCTTCGCACTCGTTAAGGGAGAAGGTGTGACAATTCCGCCGATGCTCAACTTGGACCTCCAACCTATGCTTCCTCCGAAAACTACCATCATTGCCGGTTCTGCCGAAGCGCCCCAAGGAAGTGATATCCAGGTGCCTGTTAAAATCGAAAATGCTGACAAAGTGGGCAGCATAAATCTCATCCTGAGCTACCCGAATGTGCTTGAGGTTGAGGATGTGCTTCAGGGCTCTCTAACTCAGAACTCACTTTTCGATTACAATGTTGAAGGTAATCAAATTAAAGTTGGCATCGCGGACAGTAACGGGATTAGCGGCGACGGTTCGCTGTTCTACGTAAAGTTCAGAGTTACAGGCAATGAAAAAGCGGAGCAGGCAGAAAACGTTAAAGGTAAACTTAGGGGCTTGGGCCAACAGCTCTCTGAAATCACACTCAGAAACTCTCACGCTCTCACCCTTCAAGGGATCGAAATCTACGACATTGATGGGAATTCTGTAAAGGTTGCGACGATAAATGGGACTTTCAGGATTGTCTCTCAGGAAGAAGCAAACAAGGGAGATGTGAATGGAGATGGAGAAATAAACAGTCTCGACGCTCTGCTTGCACTTCAGATGTCAATCGGGAAGGTTGAGCCGAACCCTGTAGCAGATATGGATGGGGATGGAAAGGTGCTTGCGAAGGATGCCACTGAAATCATGAAGATGGCAACAGACATGATGATCAGAAGAACGGCGGAAATTATAAGCCAGAATGGCTTACTGGGTAAGTGA
- a CDS encoding cohesin domain-containing protein: MRRFLLLTLVVFILTMSVASAEMVVKIPDTSGAVGGTVEVPVEVENAQNLGSMDIVIVYDPTILKVQNVGKGELNKGLLSSNTGEGMVAISLADSKGINGKGSVAVITFQVLKAGSTDLTIQSVKAYDVNTHVDIPVKADNGKFEAVKGGAGTTGSTPGFELLLAVSALIAVGLFRKKIG; encoded by the coding sequence TTGAGGCGATTTCTTCTGCTAACTCTCGTTGTCTTTATCCTCACAATGAGTGTTGCTTCAGCTGAAATGGTTGTTAAAATCCCGGATACCAGCGGGGCCGTTGGTGGGACTGTTGAAGTTCCAGTTGAGGTTGAGAATGCACAGAACCTCGGAAGCATGGATATCGTGATAGTTTACGACCCAACCATCCTGAAGGTTCAAAATGTTGGGAAAGGTGAGCTGAACAAGGGACTGCTGTCCTCGAACACAGGAGAGGGAATGGTGGCAATAAGCTTGGCTGATTCCAAGGGAATTAACGGAAAGGGGAGTGTTGCAGTAATCACTTTTCAAGTGCTTAAAGCCGGGTCAACTGACCTAACGATTCAGAGTGTAAAGGCCTATGACGTAAACACACATGTCGACATTCCCGTAAAGGCAGATAACGGTAAGTTTGAAGCTGTGAAAGGTGGGGCAGGAACAACTGGATCCACACCAGGGTTCGAGCTTCTTTTAGCAGTCTCCGCATTGATTGCTGTTGGGCTATTTAGGAAAAAGATTGGTTAG
- a CDS encoding NifB/NifX family molybdenum-iron cluster-binding protein → MKVCVPSYRGGLDDYVCEHFGKAESFTIYDTETGEVKVVRNTSEHFGGVGYPPELIKSAGADVVLCSGMGARAIAMFRRFGIKVYMGASGTVRDAIEQFLAGKLVEADEAMGCSHHHH, encoded by the coding sequence ATGAAGGTGTGCGTTCCGAGTTACAGAGGAGGATTGGACGATTACGTTTGCGAGCACTTTGGCAAGGCTGAAAGCTTCACGATTTACGATACGGAGACGGGAGAAGTTAAGGTTGTAAGGAACACGAGCGAGCATTTTGGCGGGGTTGGCTACCCTCCAGAGCTGATAAAATCTGCCGGTGCTGATGTTGTACTCTGCAGCGGAATGGGGGCGAGGGCGATAGCGATGTTCAGGAGATTCGGGATTAAGGTCTACATGGGGGCAAGCGGAACTGTGAGAGATGCAATCGAGCAATTCCTTGCGGGAAAGCTGGTTGAGGCGGATGAGGCGATGGGCTGCTCGCATCATCACCACTAA
- a CDS encoding NifB/NifX family molybdenum-iron cluster-binding protein, with translation MRIAATTLKGGIDDIVTPQFGRTATFTIVDYDGGVKNVEVVENRAASQSSGAGIAAAQMLVDKKVEVLLTGHVGPKAMNVLRAAGIRAFVAEGLRVRDAVEKLLKGELEEITAPSSGMGKGMGRGMGGGRGRGMGGGMGGGRWR, from the coding sequence ATGAGAATTGCAGCAACGACTCTAAAAGGGGGAATTGATGACATCGTAACACCGCAGTTTGGCAGAACTGCAACGTTTACGATTGTGGACTACGATGGCGGAGTGAAAAACGTGGAGGTTGTTGAGAACAGAGCAGCCTCGCAGTCAAGCGGTGCGGGGATTGCTGCTGCACAAATGCTGGTTGATAAGAAAGTGGAGGTCTTGCTTACAGGCCATGTTGGACCGAAAGCCATGAACGTTCTGAGAGCTGCAGGAATAAGAGCTTTTGTTGCAGAAGGGCTAAGGGTCAGAGATGCTGTTGAGAAGCTATTAAAAGGCGAGCTGGAGGAAATTACAGCTCCGTCAAGTGGTATGGGCAAGGGCATGGGCAGAGGAATGGGCGGCGGTAGAGGCAGAGGAATGGGAGGTGGCATGGGAGGAGGCAGATGGAGGTAG
- a CDS encoding ATP-binding protein, whose protein sequence is MRIAVASGKGGTGKTTVAVNLAVFNHIDLFDLDVEEPNDRIFIKGEAEEWPAYRKVPEVRENCNACGVCKDVCQYSAIYVIDKAYPLPELCHSCGACIYLCPEKAMEEVDYQTGKIVRVKSDITLTYGEMRIGEASAVFLIKQVKELMGKNAIIDSPPGASCPMVESVSDADYVILVAEPTPFGLHDLKIAAEVVSDLGLKFGVVVNKHGLPFDGIERYCKEGGVEILGKIPFSKEIAEKYSRGELLHDMKDFFVQLYEGIA, encoded by the coding sequence ATGAGGATCGCTGTTGCTTCCGGCAAAGGTGGAACGGGGAAAACGACCGTTGCGGTGAATCTGGCTGTATTCAACCACATTGACCTTTTTGATCTGGACGTGGAGGAGCCGAACGACCGCATATTCATAAAGGGTGAAGCTGAGGAATGGCCAGCCTACAGAAAGGTTCCTGAGGTGAGGGAGAACTGCAACGCATGCGGAGTGTGCAAGGACGTCTGCCAGTATTCTGCCATCTACGTCATTGACAAAGCCTATCCTCTGCCGGAGCTGTGCCACAGCTGCGGAGCATGCATCTACCTCTGCCCGGAAAAGGCGATGGAGGAGGTGGACTACCAAACGGGAAAAATAGTGAGGGTGAAGTCGGACATCACTCTTACCTACGGAGAGATGAGAATCGGCGAAGCTTCAGCGGTTTTTCTGATAAAGCAGGTGAAGGAGCTCATGGGGAAGAATGCAATCATCGACTCCCCTCCCGGAGCGTCCTGCCCTATGGTTGAGAGCGTTAGCGATGCAGATTACGTAATTCTCGTTGCCGAACCCACTCCCTTCGGTCTTCACGATTTGAAGATTGCAGCTGAAGTTGTTTCCGATTTGGGGCTGAAATTTGGAGTCGTTGTAAACAAGCACGGACTTCCCTTTGACGGAATTGAGAGGTACTGTAAAGAGGGGGGAGTTGAGATTCTCGGAAAAATACCCTTCAGCAAGGAAATCGCGGAAAAATACTCAAGAGGTGAACTTCTTCACGACATGAAGGATTTCTTCGTGCAGCTTTACGAGGGGATAGCGTGA